From the Paenibacillus sp. MMS20-IR301 genome, the window GTCCGCATTCCTGGCCAAAGTGGAAGCTGCTGAGGATTTCAGCGCCGGCAATATGGCTGTATTAATTAAAGAAGTGCAGAAGGAAACCGGACATAAGGGCAAGGCGCTGTTTATGCCGATCCGTGTCGCCTTGACCGGACAAATGCATGGCCGTGATTTGAATGCGACAATTGCGCTCTTGGGCCGGAATCAGGTTATTGAACGGCTGAAATCGCAAATTAAGGGAGTATAAACGGGAAACTCCGGGGCAGAGCCCCTTGTCAGCCCTGAGGCTTTTCGCTAAGATAGAAGAATATGATAACAGCTGGGATCAGGAAAAGTACGCGTGTACAGACAATTGCCAGAGAGAATAACCGCTAAGGGAAATATCCCTTACAGGCTGGGAGTTATTCATTTGTCTGCCGCTGAATATGCACCTGTGAGCTGCATGGTTGAGCGCCCCTCTAGGGGGACGTTAGATTATGCCGGGAACGTTGCCGTTACAGACGCCAAGAGGGACACCGTATAGTTGCCGCGAGGCTGATAGCAGCGTGATATGCGGTTGTTCAAGCAGAGTGGGACCACGGTTAAACGTCTCTGCAGCTATAGGCTGCAGGGGCGTTTTTTGTTGAAATATAAGAAGCTGAGCCGTTTCCGCTTGAGATATAGATAAGTTCGTGGGCTGAAGACAATACCTTCCTTTGCGTACCTGTAAACAGGAGGCGGGGAAGTTAAAGAAGAGGGGAACCGTGATGTTTAAGCATATCAAATCGGACATTCGGGCAGTATTCGATAACGATCCCGCCGCCCGCAGCAGGTTCGAGGTTGTCTTCACCTACGCCGGGCTTCATGCCATCTGGGCACACCGGATAGCCCACTCTTTGTTCAAACGCCGCTGGTTTACGCTGGCACGTATAGTCTCGCAAATCAGCAGATTCATGACAGGTGTTGAGATTCACCCGGGCGCGGTCATCGGCAGCCGTTTGTTTATCGACCACGGGATGGGCATTGTCATCGGTGAGACCTGTGAGATTGGTGATGATGTTATTATCTATCAGGGAGTTACACTGGGGGGGACCGGCAAGGAAAAGGGCAAACGCCATCCTACCGTAGGCAACAATGTTGTAATCGGCTCCGGTGCGAAAGTACTGGGATCGTTCAGAATCGGCGATAATTGCAATATCGGCTCTAATTCAGTTGTTCTGCGTGAAGTGCCCAGCAACAGCACAGTAGTAGGCAATCCCGGACGCGTGGTCAAGCGCAACGGGGAGCGTGTCTCTGACCGTCTGGACCATACCAAAATGCCCGATCCGCTGGTCGATTCCCTGCGTTTCCTGCAGAAGGAGATCGAAGAGCTCCGCGAGCAGCTGGGCTCCGAGGATAAGCAGAAGAAGGAGCAGCGGCGGCTGGAAAGCCAGCAGTATATCGGTGATTATGAAATTTAAGCTTACCGGCATTCCAGGGAATCCGGGGATAACAGAAAGGATTGGAGAATAGAATGTCTTTGCAAATCTACAACACTATGACGCGCAGTAAAGAAGTATTTGTACCGCAGGAGCAGGGCAAGGTGAAGATGTATGTATGCGGGCCAACGGTTTACGGCTATATGCACATCGGGAATGCAAGACCGGTAATCGTGTTTGATATGGTGCGTAACTACCTGGAAGTGCTAGGCAATGACGTGCGTTATTTAACGAATTTTACTGATGTCGATGATAAAATGATCCGCAAAGCAGAAGAGCTGAATATCACTGTAGCAGAGGTTGCGGAAATGTTCATTGCTGCCTATCTGGAGGATCTGGCCGGACTTGGCGTGAAGCCGGCAACGATGAACCCGCGCGTTACAGAAAGTATGGATAAGATTATAGAATTCATCAAGGAGCTTGAAGAGAAGGGCTATGCCTATGAGAATGGCGGGGATGTGTATTATCGTACCGGTAAATTTGCTGATTACGGTAAGCTGTCCCGCCAGAATCTGGAGGAGCTGCGCTTCGGAATCCGGGTTGAGGTGGATCCGCGCAAAGAAAACCAGGAGGATTTTGTGCTCTGGAAGGCAGCCAAACCGGGTGAAGTACACTGGTCCAGTCCATGGGGAGAAGGCCGCCCGGGCTGGCATATTGAGTGCTCGGCGATGGTCCGCGAATATCTGGGGACAACAATCGACATCCATGGCGGCGGAGAGGACCTGAAGTTCCCGCACCATGAATGCGAATGCGCCCAGACAGAAGCGCTGACCGGTGAACCGTTGTCGAATTATTGGATGCACAATGCATTCTTAAACATTGGTGACGAGAAAATGTCGAAATCCCTGGGTAACGGTCTGCTCGTGAAGGACATCCGGGCCCGCTTCAAAGCGGGGACTATCCGTTACTTCATGCTGTCCAGCCATTACCGCAACCAGCTGAACTTCACGGAGGAGGCGCTGCTGTCCGCCGAGAAGAGTGTAGAACGGATTGCCCTTGCCGAGAGCAATGTGAAGCACCGGCTTGAACTGGCTCCCGACGGGGCAGAGGCTGGAGCAAGCGCTGAAGTAGCTGAACGCCTCACTGCGGTTATC encodes:
- the cysE gene encoding serine O-acetyltransferase, yielding MFKHIKSDIRAVFDNDPAARSRFEVVFTYAGLHAIWAHRIAHSLFKRRWFTLARIVSQISRFMTGVEIHPGAVIGSRLFIDHGMGIVIGETCEIGDDVIIYQGVTLGGTGKEKGKRHPTVGNNVVIGSGAKVLGSFRIGDNCNIGSNSVVLREVPSNSTVVGNPGRVVKRNGERVSDRLDHTKMPDPLVDSLRFLQKEIEELREQLGSEDKQKKEQRRLESQQYIGDYEI
- the cysS gene encoding cysteine--tRNA ligase; amino-acid sequence: MSLQIYNTMTRSKEVFVPQEQGKVKMYVCGPTVYGYMHIGNARPVIVFDMVRNYLEVLGNDVRYLTNFTDVDDKMIRKAEELNITVAEVAEMFIAAYLEDLAGLGVKPATMNPRVTESMDKIIEFIKELEEKGYAYENGGDVYYRTGKFADYGKLSRQNLEELRFGIRVEVDPRKENQEDFVLWKAAKPGEVHWSSPWGEGRPGWHIECSAMVREYLGTTIDIHGGGEDLKFPHHECECAQTEALTGEPLSNYWMHNAFLNIGDEKMSKSLGNGLLVKDIRARFKAGTIRYFMLSSHYRNQLNFTEEALLSAEKSVERIALAESNVKHRLELAPDGAEAGASAEVAERLTAVIGSFHSRMQDDFNTPDAITAVFDWVSLANQTLAKADAGAADLAALLKTYAEMNVVLRLTPELEAEVASEEVERLIAERAEARKNKNWSRSDEIRDELGALGILLEDTPQGMRWRRK